The Oceanispirochaeta sp. M1 genome includes a region encoding these proteins:
- a CDS encoding cell wall metabolism sensor histidine kinase WalK, with product MINIFKSFYARLSLIFLLLILILGVGTLVIAFSAAEHLFDEVEQLLNREYAGSIALELQPLVEEGFFLEEIKEAIHYMMVLNPNVEIYLLSGDGLILAYFTHPAESLLRRYIDLTPLNSFIASDGRNAVLGDDPRTEAKSKPFSAAPLKMGRDTGFVYVILRGQSYDRSLEMLQSSYYLQSGLSTFFFAVMATVLAGLSLFFILTRRLRNLSTAVRAFEQGQYDYRLDLQGQDELGVLGRAFNDMAASIENGVEKLHAAEQQRSDLIANISHDLRSPLTSIRGHLETMILKDKTLSEQERSDFMEILLKNVFSFQKLVEELFDLAKLESRQVLPGREPFHMAELVQDVLLKLKPQSESLNISLIMEHEDDVPIFEGDIGMMERVLTNLLENALSHTPEGGQIRINITVSGHELQIKLNDTGPGILAEDLPHIFERFYRADKSRDRRTAGTGLGLAIVKEIIELHGGVIEAESPPDSGAVFRIVLPI from the coding sequence ATGATCAATATTTTTAAATCATTCTATGCCAGACTTTCCCTGATATTTCTCCTGCTCATACTCATATTGGGAGTAGGAACTCTGGTTATTGCATTTTCGGCAGCTGAACACCTCTTTGATGAGGTTGAACAGCTTCTGAACAGAGAGTATGCCGGTAGTATTGCCCTGGAGCTTCAGCCCCTGGTGGAAGAGGGATTTTTTCTTGAAGAAATCAAAGAGGCCATTCATTACATGATGGTTTTGAATCCTAATGTCGAGATCTATCTCCTCAGTGGAGACGGCCTGATTCTAGCCTATTTCACTCACCCCGCAGAGTCTCTTCTCCGCCGGTATATTGATCTGACTCCTCTGAACAGCTTTATTGCCAGTGACGGCCGGAATGCTGTTCTGGGCGACGATCCAAGAACAGAGGCTAAATCCAAACCATTTTCCGCGGCTCCTCTGAAGATGGGCAGGGATACAGGATTTGTTTATGTCATATTAAGAGGCCAGAGTTATGACCGTTCCCTGGAAATGCTGCAAAGCAGTTACTACCTGCAATCCGGTTTGAGTACATTCTTTTTCGCCGTCATGGCGACGGTGCTTGCGGGGCTCTCCCTTTTCTTTATTCTGACACGGCGTCTCAGGAATCTCAGTACGGCTGTTCGTGCCTTCGAACAGGGGCAGTATGATTACAGACTCGATTTGCAGGGGCAGGATGAGCTGGGGGTTCTGGGGCGGGCCTTTAATGATATGGCGGCCTCTATTGAAAATGGTGTTGAAAAACTGCATGCGGCAGAGCAGCAGCGCTCAGACCTCATTGCCAATATCTCTCATGATCTGCGCAGTCCTCTCACCTCTATCCGGGGGCATCTGGAAACTATGATTCTAAAGGACAAGACTCTTTCTGAACAGGAACGGAGTGACTTCATGGAGATCCTTCTTAAAAATGTATTCAGTTTCCAAAAGCTGGTGGAAGAACTCTTTGATCTTGCCAAACTGGAGTCCCGGCAGGTTCTGCCGGGGAGAGAACCCTTTCATATGGCAGAACTGGTACAGGATGTCCTGTTAAAACTCAAACCCCAATCGGAATCTTTGAATATTTCCCTGATCATGGAGCATGAGGATGATGTCCCGATATTTGAGGGAGATATAGGCATGATGGAACGGGTTCTGACCAATCTCCTGGAAAATGCCCTCTCCCACACACCCGAAGGGGGACAGATCCGGATCAACATCACAGTGAGTGGTCATGAATTGCAGATTAAGCTGAATGACACGGGACCAGGTATACTGGCTGAGGATCTCCCTCATATTTTTGAACGCTTTTACCGGGCCGATAAAAGCCGTGATCGGAGAACCGCGGGTACAGGCCTGGGACTTGCTATTGTCAAAGAAATTATTGAGCTCCATGGAGGAGTCATTGAGGCCGAAAGTCCCCCGGATTCGGGGGCGGTATTTCGAATAGTACTTCCAATATAG
- a CDS encoding cytochrome c biogenesis protein DipZ — protein sequence MTILLFFAFLSGIVTILSPCILPVLPIVLSGSIGGKRRPWGVIIGFVASFSAFTLMLSSLVRFLNIPPDSLRISAVILLVLFGVVMIVPRLRNQFELIASRMTSRGTGRTTSTGFTGGFLAGVSLGLVWTPCVGPIMASVISLAITQSVDGGSVLIILAYSLGTSIPMFIIMMGGRKVIKRFPALSKNPEKIQRVFGILMILVGLSIGFGLDRQFQGAVLRLFPEYGSGLTAFENTQAVKSLLDKRSKSPETQKSGENQFSWDDEPKNSKLGDYGMAPEIITEGPWFNTPGNKALSMEDLRGKVVLIDFWTYSCVNCVRTLPHLKAWHDAYKDEGLVIIGVHSPEFAFEANPKNVTKAMKDLNVSWPVVLDNDFLQWRAYQNRYWPAHFFIDAEGSIRYFQFGEGHYEESEEVIRKLLDEAGRIAGDKAEETVIYDYQSQTPEIYLGYGRTRGLQSDRALLKGSEADYSLEGYLKNGEWSLDGSWTFQREYIASAEDGALELQFHAKDVYLVIEPLGDVSRIELMVDGESVSDTSDVLNGQVLMKESRLYHLLSLQESGPHRLRLNIQGKVKLFAFTFG from the coding sequence ATGACCATTCTCCTCTTTTTTGCTTTTCTATCGGGTATTGTGACAATACTTTCCCCCTGCATCCTCCCTGTACTTCCCATTGTCCTGTCCGGAAGCATTGGCGGAAAGAGGAGACCATGGGGTGTCATTATTGGATTTGTAGCCAGTTTTTCCGCCTTTACACTGATGCTGTCCAGTCTTGTCCGTTTTCTGAATATCCCTCCGGACTCTCTGCGGATCTCTGCGGTTATTCTACTGGTTTTATTCGGTGTCGTCATGATAGTACCCCGGCTGAGAAATCAGTTTGAGCTTATTGCCTCCCGAATGACCAGCCGCGGAACTGGCAGAACTACTTCAACAGGTTTTACCGGCGGTTTTCTGGCGGGTGTCAGCCTGGGACTGGTCTGGACCCCCTGTGTAGGGCCTATCATGGCATCTGTTATAAGCCTGGCCATTACACAGAGTGTTGACGGAGGTTCTGTTCTCATTATCCTGGCCTATTCCCTGGGCACATCCATCCCCATGTTCATTATCATGATGGGGGGACGTAAAGTGATAAAACGTTTCCCAGCCTTATCAAAAAATCCAGAGAAGATTCAGAGAGTCTTCGGCATTCTGATGATACTGGTCGGATTGTCCATCGGCTTTGGTCTGGACCGTCAGTTCCAGGGAGCCGTATTGAGACTCTTTCCTGAATACGGCAGCGGTTTGACTGCCTTTGAAAATACACAGGCAGTCAAATCCCTTCTGGATAAACGGAGCAAAAGTCCTGAAACTCAGAAGTCCGGAGAGAATCAGTTCAGCTGGGATGATGAACCGAAGAATTCGAAACTCGGTGATTATGGTATGGCTCCGGAAATTATTACAGAAGGTCCCTGGTTTAATACCCCGGGAAACAAGGCTCTCTCTATGGAAGATCTGAGAGGCAAAGTCGTGCTTATAGACTTCTGGACCTACAGCTGTGTGAATTGTGTCAGAACTCTCCCTCATCTCAAAGCCTGGCATGATGCCTATAAAGACGAGGGACTGGTCATTATAGGAGTACATTCCCCGGAATTCGCCTTTGAAGCAAATCCCAAAAATGTAACAAAGGCCATGAAAGATCTGAATGTCAGCTGGCCTGTCGTGCTGGACAATGATTTCCTCCAATGGCGTGCCTATCAGAATCGTTACTGGCCTGCCCATTTCTTTATAGATGCAGAGGGCAGTATACGTTATTTCCAATTCGGCGAAGGCCATTATGAAGAATCCGAAGAAGTTATCCGAAAGCTTCTGGATGAAGCCGGCAGGATAGCAGGGGACAAGGCTGAAGAGACAGTTATTTATGATTACCAGAGTCAAACTCCGGAAATCTATCTGGGTTATGGAAGAACCCGGGGACTTCAGTCGGATCGGGCGCTTTTAAAAGGCAGTGAAGCAGATTACAGCCTGGAGGGATATCTGAAAAACGGAGAATGGAGTCTCGATGGTTCCTGGACTTTCCAGAGGGAATATATTGCATCTGCTGAGGATGGAGCCCTGGAGCTTCAGTTTCATGCCAAGGATGTCTACCTGGTTATTGAACCCCTGGGGGACGTTTCACGGATTGAGCTGATGGTGGATGGTGAATCTGTTTCGGATACAAGTGATGTTTTAAATGGACAGGTTCTGATGAAGGAAAGCCGGCTGTACCATCTTCTGTCCCTGCAGGAATCGGGTCCCCATAGACTCCGGTTAAATATACAAGGAAAGGTGAAATTATTTGCCTTTACTTTCGGTTGA
- the msrB gene encoding peptide-methionine (R)-S-oxide reductase MsrB, whose translation MKKIVFTVLGIIAFTSIAVVASGNNEEMMMEEDRTVSEAVLPPMSEGGMYVKPSDEILKKNLSALEYRVTQEEGTESSFNNMYWDNHEQGIYVDIVSGEPLFSSTDKYDSRTGWPSFTRPLEPGNITTVNDRKLGYVRSEVRSLYADSHLGHVFSDGPAPTGLRYCINSASLRFIPVSQLEEEGYGEYLSLFE comes from the coding sequence ATGAAAAAAATAGTATTTACAGTATTAGGCATCATTGCCTTTACCAGTATCGCAGTTGTGGCCAGCGGTAACAACGAAGAGATGATGATGGAAGAAGATAGGACTGTTTCCGAGGCTGTGCTGCCTCCTATGTCTGAGGGGGGAATGTATGTCAAACCCTCTGACGAGATTCTCAAAAAGAATCTTTCAGCCCTGGAGTATCGGGTAACCCAGGAGGAGGGGACAGAATCATCTTTCAATAATATGTACTGGGACAATCACGAGCAGGGGATTTATGTAGATATTGTTTCGGGAGAACCCCTTTTCTCTTCTACTGATAAATATGATTCCAGAACCGGTTGGCCCAGTTTTACCAGGCCCCTTGAACCGGGGAATATTACAACTGTAAACGACAGGAAACTGGGTTATGTCCGATCAGAAGTCAGAAGCCTGTATGCTGATTCCCATCTGGGACATGTATTCTCGGATGGACCCGCACCCACAGGACTGAGGTACTGCATCAATTCGGCATCACTCCGCTTTATTCCAGTGAGTCAATTGGAAGAAGAAGGGTATGGAGAGTATCTCTCTCTCTTTGAATAG
- a CDS encoding thioredoxin family protein: protein MKTITALFIFTVLFTFTLSSQEMMMSSGSIDSFVNLEDAQMQAKKGPVVLFFHAGWCPTCKDSMRNLESRKDELGDITVFVVDYDSSKREKRKYGVTYQHTFVQIDSQGKELSKWSGGDVDEILDNVVRMEMN, encoded by the coding sequence ATGAAAACTATTACAGCTTTATTTATATTTACAGTTTTATTTACTTTTACTCTCTCTTCTCAGGAAATGATGATGAGTTCCGGTTCCATCGATTCATTTGTAAATCTTGAAGATGCACAGATGCAGGCTAAAAAGGGTCCGGTTGTTCTCTTCTTTCATGCCGGCTGGTGTCCCACATGCAAGGATTCAATGAGGAACCTGGAATCCCGTAAAGACGAATTAGGTGATATTACAGTTTTTGTTGTTGACTATGACAGCTCGAAACGTGAAAAGCGAAAATATGGCGTTACCTATCAGCATACATTTGTTCAAATTGACAGTCAGGGGAAAGAGCTCAGTAAATGGAGCGGCGGTGATGTAGACGAGATTCTGGACAATGTTGTTAGAATGGAGATGAACTAG